AGAGGAACAATATTGAATCaaaagtgattttttttttctttaaaaactcTCTCGTGATCTATCTAAATTACGATGTGAATTGTTAGAATAAATTACGAGCGTCGGATTTCCTGACTTACTGCTCCGGGCATACATCTTCCTGAATAATTCGTTTGCAAATTCGATTCTTCCGGCTTTTTAAactcaatttttgtttttcctctccctctctctctctctttctctctctctctctctctctctctctctctctctctctctctctctctctctttcttttcttctcctcgaagaaaaaacaaactttcaaaattaaaagttCGAACTCTCGAAAGTTGATAATTTTTCCATTACAAAATTTTCCTCTTATTATGATCTGATGGATTTAATGAAAAGGATGCGTAGAAAGATATGATTTAGGATAACCGGCACGATGATCAAGAGACGATCAACAGAGCGTACACAAAAAACAAGTCACGTAACAAATTAGAGACGCGTTGCATACTATTTCGAGAACAATCGTATCGTATCACACAAAGGCATAAGAAAAATTCCATAATAAGATACATACATCAATAAACCCGAatcatcattcttttttcattttttttttttaatcacaaAATTGAAAACGATTTAGAAAAATGTTGTCGAAGTCCTTTTGATGACTCACTCGaatacatacgcacatacacaaGTTCTCTTATGGAAAACTTCCTAACTCTGATCCTAAAAAATGactcgattcttttttctcataatttgcatttttcttttttttataatttttttttctttcttttcttttcttttttttttgtagagtCATCTCCGATCTTATCTTtctataaaagattaatatcattaatattctataaagATGATCTATGAACTATTagtatatattgaattatatattgaaatgtattatgttgaattatatatgaaatatatattgaatttcagattaaaaatcattagacaaattttttcttgctcgcataaattttttaatgatgaaCGAATACACaaatgagaaacgaaaaacattaggaaatttttcaaattgtccTTAATTACTTCGCACTTcgtgtttatttaattttataatataatctgtcattttattatttccgcAATTATTCGAATCAATACTTCATCTCATATTTCCATCtgttcgatattaatatttatataaaaatcataaacgatgaaaaattacgttctcgaaatataatattaaaactaaTGTATctaatattcaataatataatatatattaaaatatatacaaatgttatACAGCTGATATCAAATTCTTTTGACTGTACTTTCATCCTGGGGGCGTAGCTCAGATGGTAGAGCGCTCGCTTAGCATGCGAGAGGTACCGGGATCGATACCCGGCGCCTCCAACTTCGATGttcttagtttttttttatttttcatttttttttattttaatgtagataattaaaaagtgatttgaatcaaatttaaataacacagaacttatatttttataggttTAACAAAGTTACAGAAGAGTCCAGAAttcttattttacaattacaaTGGCGCCAAAAGATCTTATTGTCCTTTGAGTGAACATATCGGTAATCAACCTGTTAACAGAAAGGATACATCTTTAAGATTAAGACAATTAAGATCTGAAATGGTCCGAGTAGCATCAATCGAAACAGCACCACTGCATGGTTATATCGTAACATCAGATGACGAACATCAggtaatattttcgaaattgaatatataatatgcaaatatataaaatgcaatAATCTCTAGATGGgccaaaaatttctaaatgattttaaatatcaattatattaatcaattatgTTACTGATGGGCGCGTTAGCCTAATGGAGATATCACAATTGTCAAATTTATTCAATGATTGATTTGTTTCAAAGcttcatttaatttctaataataacgataactataaaatttttcaatgcgctatttatcgatatttttcttattaaatagtTAAAGAAGctaaatgcattttttattttaaaagaaattatgactTTACGATATTAAAGATGAAGATGGAAAGTGAAAAGTGTagaaaaataagtattaaATACAGTATCTTAATTTTACTAAACtgacataaattatattaaagattaattattatttattttaaataatacagtATTGCTGTTCGTTTTTTAACAGAGCGAAACCGTTGATCCACGAGATATgagaagagaatttttaaCCGGATTTTATGGTAGTGCTGGAGATGCAGTTGTAACATTAGCAAAAGCTGTTCTGTGGACAGATGGAAGATATCATCTGCAAGCAGATTTAGAACTCGATTGCAATTGGATACTCATGAAGAGAGGACGAAAACCCGTAAGTAAATCTTATTTATGTCTTATAAATATCAAGTTATGATTTATTACGATTTTGTTCAAAAAttgcaatttatatatatatatatatatatatatatatatatatatattcatatatatatatatatatatatatatatatatatattcatatatatatatatatacatgttcgTTACTGtttctattttaatcatttttacacAAGCGTATGTACACGTAACGTCGCATGCACACGAGTGTAGGCAAAATTAATTTGTGAATCGAACACTAGATGGCAAATCATTTCTCGCAAGTAAAATGGTTCCTCATCGTCTAGATATGAGACTCTGGCAGACAGAAAAACTAAGATCATACTTCACAGGATCATTTCTGTAGTATATCTTCGGATCTGCTCTGCGAAATGCTGAGTTGATGCAGCCACGATGACGAGACATAGCTCTCTTCCTTGAGCGTGAGAACGACTTGCAGTTTGATTTACAGTCAGATTGTTAGTCATCGATGATCGTTCACTTTCCTTACTCTGTAGGGAGAGCATGGGAGGTAGAGCTTTCTGAGTGgtctaattataaaaataaaacataaataaatgttttacaGAATCTTGCagcaaatttgaaaattttcttttttattttttttctatatcagataaagttaaataataaCTGTTCCACTTTATTTACGttctaaaattttttataaattttttacacCAATAAAATCTTAACTAAAAAAACTAAtaaggaaaatattattattggatacatcaataaaaaaaatttttaaatatacatgtgttatcttcctcttccatGTCTCCTCCTCCTATCTTATACTTTTTACTTAAAATTACTTCGTTATtctctatattattaatattaattgcaTGCATGTATTTAAAGTCGGTCTaaaaaaaacgttttataaaaataattttaaataatatgttgaatacactgtaaatgtatattatatatggatGCGCGTTTtgctataatataaaaattgttaacacAAAATAGATTAAATCATAgcattcttttacttttgaaTTTGTTGAAACTAGAAatgcaattaaaatatatactacgCATCAATACGAGAATCTGTTcccatttattttaataacaattaactagagagaagaagagagtagtagtagtagttagtgtgtatatatagagagtatcaattatatttaaaattaagtaaatattttacggCCATTTGGAAGATCGCagctttttaactttttatttaacattttaaaatgtattttcacttcaaaaataaaatttataccctcgagaaaaaaattgtttgtcCAACCACATCAGTacttacaaaaagaaaatttttcaagaacgaataaatcagtaccagaaaaaattaaattgaaacaaaaaaaaagaaaataaataaataaaatcttattaaaCAAGTAATAAAAACAGCAGAGTAAGATACGATATATCGTGTAAAAAGAAGCTtcgaattttgttaataattttaaaaaacaaattcaaaaGATTAGttgctatttattttattcggaCACTAGATGGCAGACACCATAAGCAGTTTCTCACaactaaaataatacattaacgTCTAGACATGAGACtcgaacaaacgaaaaaaattaagatcaTACTTCACAGGATCATTTCTGTAGTATATCTTCGGATCTGCTCTGCGAAATGCTGAGTTGATGCAACCGCGATGACGAGGAATAGCTCTCTTCCTTGAGCGTGAGAACGACCTACAGTTTGATTATTGATCGGATTGTAGTCATCGATGATCGTTCACTTTCCTTACTTAGTAGGGAGAGCATGGGAAGCAGGGCTTTCTGAgtggttttttttctttaataaacagaaaacataaataaatttttttcagaaaattaGAGGTCATTTTTTATAGATCCATTATTTTACCATTGTTTATCTTTGGATCTACTCTACAAAGTATCTGAGATCAATTACGATAACGAAATTTCTCTAAaatagtctttttttttaactagatcaataaaaaaatcttaacTATATATTCTCACAAAACATTGTAAACACACCTACCACTTTTTACAATCCCTTCTTAAAgcagatttaataaaattattgatatctaataaaattcCCTGCTCCaaaactcttttttttattcagtaaGAATATAATTGAGAGAGAATATTCAGAGTAATTAAAACTTAGATTTAAGTTTTTTACAAATTCCATGTTGAATGaatttttgttgaaatatGTAGATTGAAACACCAACATTCTTTGGATTTTAAGTTAGAAGAATTTTATCTAGATTCCAAGTTggaataatattcaattattataatagtttaaaaaattaattaatttatatgatgTAATTGGTATATTTAACTCGTAGATTCCAACAATAACAGAATGGTTGAAACATGAATTTCAAAATCGGCCAAACATCCGAATAGGTGCAGATCCGAAGTTAGTACCTGCAGCTATATGGGAAGCTTGGGAAATAGATTTAGGtataacaaaaaacaaaagttcCTCTCTGAAACTAATTTCagttaaaatatacatttcacTCAAACTGTTTCAAATAATTCTATGAATGCTATTTCCTTGTACTTAAAATTTTACTCTGTTCTCGTATTTAGTAAATACATCCATAAGTTTGGTGGCAGTTCGCAAAAATTTGGTGGATTTAATTTGGCAAGTAGGACGACCAAATTACAATTCTTACTCAGCATACccattgaaaaaagaatatgcaGGGAAATCATggcaagagaaaataaaagatataagattACAAATGAGTCTTGTCAAGGCAGATGCTCTTGTAGTCACAGCATTAGATGAAATAGCTTGGCTCTTCAATATTCGAGGATACGATCTCCCTCATACTCCTGTTCTTAGATCCTACGTCATCGTTACACAAGGATCTCTTCATCTTTATACATCCAAACATAAACTTTTGCGATCCGTTGATACTCATTTAAAAATGGACTCTTGCTTCCACGCGGATTGCGTCAAGTAAGATGTtgtcttatataaatattgcaaataattatacaaagaatgaatcaaatataaataaataaatgtaattttagaTGGCACAATGAAACGTGTATCTGGGATGATTTAAGAACGATGTCTCAAGCATGGAAAAAAGTTTGGCTACCAACACCATGTGGATATGCTCAAGGAgcttcgaaagaaatattttcttccgtacgttttttattctaaatatgtttctaatattaatagtTAGATACTAATAGACTgatggaaaaagataaaaaatgccTAGGTTGTACTAAGACAGAGATTTAGATCGGATAATACTAGGCAAAGGTACACCTTCTTCGACATGTTACCCTGACACGAGAGAACTGCTTGAGCTTAGCTTGATCCCCACGTGACGGACTAACACACACCCCATAGACAAAGCCTAAACGTGTAAATGTGTTTAGTCTACTCACGTGGCATTTagtaattattacataaaaaaaagaacatatacacgtattcgATCAACCAAAAGCTAATACATAGATTCCATGTATATAGTTTGACGTACATTTGAACATTTGATGGAGTTCACACTTTCTCGATCTTATAATATCCGGAGTCACAAGACGCTTTGGCGTCCATGGTATTAGGAATTACATAGAGCATATCTGTATGTCCgagttttctataattatttttgtagctttataattttgtttttcaaaaatattgcaaaaatatacgtataaaattatgtatatatatatacgtatatgtatgtgtaatttTATCATTCAGATTCCAATTGAAAAACGATTACCAAAAGCATCGCCTATAATTGATCTAAGAGcggtaaaaaatgaaatcgaagCTGAAGGGATGAGGAAAGCTCATATCAGAGATGGCATGGCCATGTGTGATTTTCTTGCTTATATAGAAGAACAAATATCTTTAAATTCTGAGGGATGGGACGAGATGCAAGTATCCAGAGTCGTAAACGAGTTTCGTTTGGAACAGGAACTTAACAAGGGTATTTCCTTTGCAACGATTGCTGCTTACGGTGCTCATGCTGCGTTACCTCATTACGAACcaattaatttaacaaatgtaCCTATCGGGAAAACTTCGATGTTGGTTATTGATTCAGGTGGACAGTATTTAGGTAAACTTCTGTTATCTGTATTctgtatctatttttataataatacatttataagatgaataaatcaattttttaatatatttacagaCGGTACAACAGATGTAACAAGAACATTACATTTTGGAGAACCTActgaagaacaaaaaaaggcATACACAAGAGTATTAATAGGATCGATACAGTTATCTTCTTTAATCTTTCCAGATGATCTGATGACTGATCAGCTTGATGTATTAGCTAGGAGACCTCTTTGGAGTACTGGTAATGACTACATGCATGGTACTGGTCACGGGATTGGACACTTTTTATCCGTTCATGAATGTgtgtaaatttttaatccCTCATATGATAAACTTGTTAAACAATTATGTCATtgaacgaattttcttttttagccCCAATTAGTATATCATATACAGGTGGTATGACTGTTACTTTAAAGCCaggattttttttatccaatgAACCAGGATTTTACAAAAAGGATGATTTCGGTGTAcgtttagaaaatatacttgAAGTCGTAACTACCAATATATCGGTaggaatttttcatatttctctatatataatattttattttattatattatctcatccttgttattttttcgtttcaataGAAAACAACAGgacaaaatttcttaaaatttcgGGACGTCACTCTTGTACCATACGAACCTAAATTGATAGACTTTAATATGTTAACACCAATGCACGTAAGTTACTCTGTTTAAATAGCTTATATTTTCGAGaaatctttataatatatatattcttcggGTTAAggcaataatatttctaacagTCCTGCTGTAGTGTCCTTTGATCAGTGATATACATACTTCTAATGATATGCAGCGCCGGTggttaaataattacaatcaaCGAATCAGAGAAGAGGTCGgcagagaattaaaaaaacatttaaaaatgaaaggcTTTTATTGGATGATGGACAAGACAAAAAACATTCCTGAATGGGGTAAAGTCAACAAGGACATTCTTCTCGCGCGTTCTCATTCCAATTCTTCTACATTCAAAAAGATTCATGTGCTAGTGATCATTAGCATTatctacaatattattttaagtacgtaaatatatttttttattgatctttatcatttttattcataaatattcttaGATTTTCACATGTCAATTGATACGCAATTTTTTACGTTTCAGATTTTGCAACGATTTATAGTTAATACAAAGGTTTACTTGTTGTTCTACTTAAAAAaccttgaatatatataaaattattaaatataatataaaacaagtaaaatatacattctatattggattagaaaaacaaatactTTAATTTGTGTCAATAATTGTAACATAACAATGTACACACATGATAGTACAATGATAATagatatgtttaaaaaaaagatggagacCTATATATTGTGTGTTCCATATGTAAAGTACAAGTATAATTAGACTGACTTTAATAAGAATTTTGATCAGTCTATAAAAACTTATGTGATTAGTTAAACTATTTATTGAAAGCTATGTTTAAGTATTACTATAATTTTACTGTGATACATAATTGcaacaaatatatgaatatgtaaaatatatacattttttcctGCAcctatatttcattaaaaaataatttatatttaccttaggtatcctatatatatatatatatatctttttactcCATTTTGCATACAAAATGCTTGAATTTTCGAATTTGAATGTTTGCTGGAAATCcaaatataatgtatacttaatgctatataatttttattataatttaaacataattaaattatatttaaatacatgtaTTACCTATCATTTTTATAGGTCGCATACAATGTacatttcaatataattaattttattaaataatatagacttcagtaattatataattaaatattttcttatttctttatttcctttctttcatcgttctgttttttatgatattcttTCAATTTCATAAATCCTTCTactgataatttttttatattttccatagaaaatacatttgtattatCAACCTTACGTTTAGGTAATACCAATTGATACAACTTgtaatattctaataatttttctataaaatataaaaatgtaatatcaatggaaagtataatataataaatttagaattttgttgtttataataaaaaattgttcttaCCTATTGTTTCTTTGTCTAATTTATACTTTGCAGCTAGAATATCACTACTATTTTTAACAGAATCTTCCTTATGCTTAATAATAACTTGGAATATCTCTTTCAAAGTTAGTTTTCCTACTGGAACAGAGTCTGGCATATAAAATCCAAATTCAAAGTCTTGGTAAGTTCTCGATTTAGGTAATGGTCTATCAGGATTTGGTTGACTCAATGTATCCATctgataattttcaataattatttgcattaaatgtttaatgtgaaaatatatcataactgttaataaatatacctTTGTTTCTGTAGATGTtacataaacattttttaaatattcatcaagttttaaattctttttataatgatcCTTCAAGAAATCTGGAtttactaaaaaataaaaagaatttctttgaatcgcagaataaataataatgtgtcAAATCTAAATaggattaaatatatataattgtttacaATTAACCTACTTTCCTGAGCTAGTTTCAGTTGTTTTATTGCAGCTGCAGTTTTAGGAGCAGGAATTGGTTTACTTCTTGAAAGAACAGCGTTTGCACGATTATCTATGTTAAATCTATGCACTGTTCGTCTTAATTTACCAAGTATTAATCCCATCTTTTCGTATCTTAAATCtattaacaaatgaaaaagtGTAATAATACAGAATattaagtgaaaaaaaataccaaaaagtatattttcttttctactatataaattttctactaTATTACATATCGACCAAAATAACAATCAGTTATTTGCACAGTTAAAAACAATCTCGCAAATAAATTCGTAACTATTGCATATTATTACAAACTTTTCATTCAATCGACCTAAGCGGCTTTTAACACGTGCTCTATGATCGAATAAAACGTATGAAGTAACGCTTTAGATGATATAATCAATGATTTGGAattcatagaaaaaagatcgtaacaaaaatatttaatattatactagCAATTTTATTAGCCAATAATATCCAATAgcttaacaatatttattagtatatGCATTTTTGATTGGTCGATACTTCTTAAGCGATTGGCTGATACATGCATTCTATTAGTCAATACGAAGACTACTCGCAAATCTTTGACCAATTGTCGTTTACCTATGTAGGAGCAACGTAAGGTGTGTTTAGGTACGCAGTGATACAAGAAAAGACAGTTTCTGAGCACGCTGTGAAATTATTCGGTTGTGAATGATTGTGAGGACGCGGCGGTTAGCAACGTACCGTATGTGTCGAAGTCCCGTTAGTTGTCTTTATCAAAGTCATTGTTTTCTTAAAACATGCTCGAGTGTTGTACAACTTGACAATAAAACGGCGTAagaaaagttttgaaaaaagaataaacagtGAAGAAGGTATTCACTCTTTTCGTGCTGTACGCTTAACCGCcaaaaattatagatagaaACGCCATCTTGTGTGCAGATATGTTGACATTTTAACATTATTCAAGTTTACTGGTCACTTTCTTTACAGTATTATGCATTAAttgatacatattttataacagaaaatgataaatatgtatatgatattatatctgTGTGTGAATATGTGATATTGTTTCGTTGATAAcaattaatgttatttaatcGACAAATGCAGTATTGTACTGTTTTCATTGACTGCACAGCAACAAGATGACACATTTTGCTACACTTGTTTAGATTATTAAGACATCCAATTCTTAGAAATAATGGTGATGTTATTTAAATTCGTTTTAGGTTAATTTAAGGATATAATCATGTTTTACGCACACTTTGTGTTAGCCAAAAAAGGGCCATTGGCCCGAATTTGGCTAGCTGCTCATTGGGATAAAAAGTTGACGAAAGCTCATGTTTTTGAAACCAATATTGAAAAATCTGTAGATGGTATTTTACAACCTAAGGTATTTCCCCTTGTATTATGTTTGTGATATAAATAAGCATTAATGTTAagatattaaacaatattaaacaatattattttttaattataataatatctttcaatatatcaTAGGTAAAAATGGCGTTACGTACATCGGGTCATTTACTCTTAGGAGTAGTACGCATATATTCACGCAAAGCAAAGTATTTACTAGCTGATTGTAATGAAGCATTTGTTAAAATCAAAATGGCATTTCGGCCAGGAATGGTTGATTTACCTGAAGAACATAGAGAAGCAGCAGTTACAGCTATAACATTACCAGAAGTGTTTCACGATTTTGATACAGCTATGCCTGAATTGAAGTAAATATTAACGTCACGCAAGTGAATATTAATGctcatacatttatatattgtttacattattatattttttagggATGTTGATATTGAAGCACAATTTAGTTTAAATCAGTCCAGAGCAGAAGAAATTACAATGAGAGAAGATTATGGTAGTCTTTCTTTAGTAACGCATGATCAAGGATTTGGTGATATGAGTTTTGATGCAGAACCACCTGAATTACTTCGTCATGCTGGTTCTATAGAACCGTCGTTAGATCAGGTTCactattcatttttataatactgattatataatatattacttttaagaAATTTCTGTTCTCGTATATAATGGATTGAATTAAATCAAATCTAGAGCCATATGCTATTCAGCGATGGACCAGGTATAGAAACAACGTtggaacagaaagagaaagaaccaGTTGCGGGAACATCAGCAGCTCCACAGGCTATGGATATAGACACACCAATTAGAGATGATGGTTTCGGTGGTCATCTTGGTCaagatattatatgtatgtattctaatttttcataaaacaaattattagcacgattttgtaataaaatattatttttagctGGAGGCCTCTTTGAAGGAGGATTATTTGATGAAGCTCCAATGGGTGAAGTTCCTGTACCTGAAGTTAGTTCAATCACAGAACAGCAAGAAGCTACTGCAGCACCAGGAGCTGCAGTTTCTGTTCATGATGAATCTGAGGAAGATATGGGCGATCATTTTGGACCAGCTGCATCTCCAATGGGAGCAATGaggtacttatttattataaaacatccAATGTTTTGAATGTGaagtgaaataattaattttttcttttttttttttttccttttctttagtTCTGATGGCTCAAGGCCAGCTAGCCCAGCAGTAACGGGAGAAGAAATTGAAGGAAGAATTAGTGTTGCTAGTCGCCGTTTTACACCTGCTCCTCCAACTGCTCCTGAAGAACATCCAATGGATATA
Above is a window of Vespula vulgaris chromosome 4, iyVesVulg1.1, whole genome shotgun sequence DNA encoding:
- the LOC127063237 gene encoding xaa-Pro aminopeptidase ApepP isoform X5 translates to MMNLLMNLPMQPNMRERRGRVIEKTREINKSKYWSGQNRWKLDRKWNRISSGSSGLTKLQKSPEFLFYNYNGAKRSYCPLSEHIGNQPVNRKDTSLRLRQLRSEMVRVASIETAPLHGYIVTSDDEHQSETVDPRDMRREFLTGFYGSAGDAVVTLAKAVLWTDGRYHLQADLELDCNWILMKRGRKPIPTITEWLKHEFQNRPNIRIGADPKLVPAAIWEAWEIDLVNTSISLVAVRKNLVDLIWQVGRPNYNSYSAYPLKKEYAGKSWQEKIKDIRLQMSLVKADALVVTALDEIAWLFNIRGYDLPHTPVLRSYVIVTQGSLHLYTSKHKLLRSVDTHLKMDSCFHADCVKWHNETCIWDDLRTMSQAWKKVWLPTPCGYAQGASKEIFSSIPIEKRLPKASPIIDLRAVKNEIEAEGMRKAHIRDGMAMCDFLAYIEEQISLNSEGWDEMQVSRVVNEFRLEQELNKGISFATIAAYGAHAALPHYEPINLTNVPIGKTSMLVIDSGGQYLDGTTDVTRTLHFGEPTEEQKKAYTRVLIGSIQLSSLIFPDDLMTDQLDVLARRPLWSTGNDYMHGTGHGIGHFLSVHESPISISYTGGMTVTLKPGFFLSNEPGFYKKDDFGVRLENILEVVTTNISKTTGQNFLKFRDVTLVPYEPKLIDFNMLTPMHSCCSVL
- the LOC127063237 gene encoding xaa-Pro aminopeptidase ApepP isoform X3, coding for MTKSTKSICKISKHFYTRILIVMKIILITILLACSFGLTKLQKSPEFLFYNYNGAKRSYCPLSEHIGNQPVNRKDTSLRLRQLRSEMVRVASIETAPLHGYIVTSDDEHQSETVDPRDMRREFLTGFYGSAGDAVVTLAKAVLWTDGRYHLQADLELDCNWILMKRGRKPIPTITEWLKHEFQNRPNIRIGADPKLVPAAIWEAWEIDLVNTSISLVAVRKNLVDLIWQVGRPNYNSYSAYPLKKEYAGKSWQEKIKDIRLQMSLVKADALVVTALDEIAWLFNIRGYDLPHTPVLRSYVIVTQGSLHLYTSKHKLLRSVDTHLKMDSCFHADCVKWHNETCIWDDLRTMSQAWKKVWLPTPCGYAQGASKEIFSSIPIEKRLPKASPIIDLRAVKNEIEAEGMRKAHIRDGMAMCDFLAYIEEQISLNSEGWDEMQVSRVVNEFRLEQELNKGISFATIAAYGAHAALPHYEPINLTNVPIGKTSMLVIDSGGQYLDGTTDVTRTLHFGEPTEEQKKAYTRVLIGSIQLSSLIFPDDLMTDQLDVLARRPLWSTGNDYMHGTGHGIGHFLSVHESPISISYTGGMTVTLKPGFFLSNEPGFYKKDDFGVRLENILEVVTTNISKTTGQNFLKFRDVTLVPYEPKLIDFNMLTPMHRRWLNNYNQRIREEVGRELKKHLKMKGFYWMMDKTKNIPEWGKVNKDILLARSHSNSSTFKKIHVLVIISIIYNIILNFATIYS
- the LOC127063237 gene encoding xaa-Pro aminopeptidase ApepP isoform X2, encoding MVKDNHKKYRSDLTSKSTKSICKISKHFYTRILIVMKIILITILLACSFGLTKLQKSPEFLFYNYNGAKRSYCPLSEHIGNQPVNRKDTSLRLRQLRSEMVRVASIETAPLHGYIVTSDDEHQSETVDPRDMRREFLTGFYGSAGDAVVTLAKAVLWTDGRYHLQADLELDCNWILMKRGRKPIPTITEWLKHEFQNRPNIRIGADPKLVPAAIWEAWEIDLVNTSISLVAVRKNLVDLIWQVGRPNYNSYSAYPLKKEYAGKSWQEKIKDIRLQMSLVKADALVVTALDEIAWLFNIRGYDLPHTPVLRSYVIVTQGSLHLYTSKHKLLRSVDTHLKMDSCFHADCVKWHNETCIWDDLRTMSQAWKKVWLPTPCGYAQGASKEIFSSIPIEKRLPKASPIIDLRAVKNEIEAEGMRKAHIRDGMAMCDFLAYIEEQISLNSEGWDEMQVSRVVNEFRLEQELNKGISFATIAAYGAHAALPHYEPINLTNVPIGKTSMLVIDSGGQYLDGTTDVTRTLHFGEPTEEQKKAYTRVLIGSIQLSSLIFPDDLMTDQLDVLARRPLWSTGNDYMHGTGHGIGHFLSVHESPISISYTGGMTVTLKPGFFLSNEPGFYKKDDFGVRLENILEVVTTNISKTTGQNFLKFRDVTLVPYEPKLIDFNMLTPMHRRWLNNYNQRIREEVGRELKKHLKMKGFYWMMDKTKNIPEWGKVNKDILLARSHSNSSTFKKIHVLVIISIIYNIILNFATIYS
- the LOC127063237 gene encoding xaa-Pro aminopeptidase ApepP isoform X4, coding for MTSTKSICKISKHFYTRILIVMKIILITILLACSFGLTKLQKSPEFLFYNYNGAKRSYCPLSEHIGNQPVNRKDTSLRLRQLRSEMVRVASIETAPLHGYIVTSDDEHQSETVDPRDMRREFLTGFYGSAGDAVVTLAKAVLWTDGRYHLQADLELDCNWILMKRGRKPIPTITEWLKHEFQNRPNIRIGADPKLVPAAIWEAWEIDLVNTSISLVAVRKNLVDLIWQVGRPNYNSYSAYPLKKEYAGKSWQEKIKDIRLQMSLVKADALVVTALDEIAWLFNIRGYDLPHTPVLRSYVIVTQGSLHLYTSKHKLLRSVDTHLKMDSCFHADCVKWHNETCIWDDLRTMSQAWKKVWLPTPCGYAQGASKEIFSSIPIEKRLPKASPIIDLRAVKNEIEAEGMRKAHIRDGMAMCDFLAYIEEQISLNSEGWDEMQVSRVVNEFRLEQELNKGISFATIAAYGAHAALPHYEPINLTNVPIGKTSMLVIDSGGQYLDGTTDVTRTLHFGEPTEEQKKAYTRVLIGSIQLSSLIFPDDLMTDQLDVLARRPLWSTGNDYMHGTGHGIGHFLSVHESPISISYTGGMTVTLKPGFFLSNEPGFYKKDDFGVRLENILEVVTTNISKTTGQNFLKFRDVTLVPYEPKLIDFNMLTPMHRRWLNNYNQRIREEVGRELKKHLKMKGFYWMMDKTKNIPEWGKVNKDILLARSHSNSSTFKKIHVLVIISIIYNIILNFATIYS